Within the Mauremys reevesii isolate NIE-2019 linkage group 2, ASM1616193v1, whole genome shotgun sequence genome, the region AACTCCCTTAGTCTCCCAGCTCCCTTCATCTCACCAGCCATGTGTCCTGAGGCCAGGCTTAGACATTTAGCGGGACTGGATGTTTATATGGGTAACAAGAATATGGGGATTAGAACAATGAAAAGAAAGTGTAGGGAGGGATGTAAAACCTCATGCTCAAGATTTAAGCCAATCTCCAAATATTAGAGGTCAATGAGAACTTCATGAGGGTGGTTTTTCCAACAATAAAGTGGGGTTTCTGGCACCTTCCTATGAAGGATCTGGTGCTGGCTACTCTCAGAGACAGAACACTGGGCTAGGTGGATCACGGATCAGGTCAAGCCTGGCAattcctagcttctttaatcaaATAAACCAGATGTTTCTAATGGAAGTGAGATTTCAGTCATAACCAGAGCACTTGCTGCCTGGAGCAGTGTACTCCTGAAGGGGAGTGAACTCAGTCACTCTGGAGagggatttattaaaaaatatcaGAAAAGTTCACGTCTTCCAAAGTCCCGTAAGAAGCCGGGGGCCAGGGAAGGTTGTTCTGGGTGTAGTTCAGCCTTGACTTGGCACGTTTGTACGTTACCAGGTCAGTTTACTTGATGTCCTTCACTCGTTATTTTTCAATCTCAGAAATGAGACACAATGAAACCATGGACAGACTCTGTGTCCTGTGCATCTATCAGTTACGTTACCATGTGTTTGTCTCTACTATTCCAGGGGTCACACTGTGGGGCCTGGACCAGCTTCTCAAGGATGTAAGCAGAAAACCACAACCTAGGACTGAATTTGAGATCATCGCATCTGACACCATTGAAGACAAGGCCAATGCCCTCAATGTCACAGCCTCGCTGAAGGCCAGTTTCCTGGGGGGGCTGGTTGAAGTAAGTGGATCTGCCAAATACTTAAATGACACCAAAACATCCAAACAACAGGCCAGAGTTACTCTCCAGTACTCTGCCACAACAAAGTTTGAGCAACTAACTATGAACCATTTAGGACCAGAGAATGTCTCTTATCGTGCTGTATTTGACCAAGGCACGGCCACCCATGTGGTCACGGCTGTGCTGTACGGGGCTCAGGCTTTCTTCGTGTTTGATCGGGAAGTTTCTTCTTCTGAGAATGTACGTGAGATAGAGGGAAAGCTCAAGCTTGCAATTAAAATTATACCCCCGGTTTCCATAGAAGGGGAAGGAGCTGTCAAAATGGATGACAGGGAAAAATTAAATGCTGAAAATTTTAACTGCAAGTTCCATGGTGATTTTGCTCTTGAGAAAAATCCAACTAATTTACAAGATGCCATGAAAATGTATTCCACCCTCCCGAAGCTGCTGGGTGACAGCGGGGAGAACGCCGTACCAATGAGAGTCTGGCTGTACCCGCTGACCAAGCTGGATTCCAGAGCGGCTCGGCTGGTGCGTGAGATCAGTTTAACACTGATTTCTGATGCTCAGACTGCTATGGAGGAACTGGCAGAACTAAACATGCGATGCAATGACATGGTGAAGAATCCGATCACCACAAGCTTCCCCGAAATCAAGCAGAAAATCCAGCAATTCAGAGATCTGTGTAAGCAACACAGACAGACTTTCCAGAAACAGCTAGCAAGCCTCTTGCCGTCTATCCGTGGAGGTGGAAAAGAGGAAGGGGCTCTGGTGGATATTTTATCATGGAAAAATCAGTCACCGTTCAATACCCAGCGTCTCAGTGAATTTCTGGATACAAAGGAGAAAGAGGTGAATTATGTGAATTCCTACCTTAGGATCCTAAGCAATGTGGAGGTGGTGTCCTCTCAGAGTGAACTAGATAAAATAGTACTCGACCCTGATCTTGACTTTATCGTCTCCTTTACATTCACCTCACTGTGTGAAGAGGAGCCATATTTATCAGATTTAAAACAATGGCTTCAGACCCAGTTTATAAAGGAAACTCATGATCCTGCCTTAGCCAGTTCTGTTGCTGAGAAACCAAAATCCAAAGTGTggtttgaggaaaaaaaaatatatcaaaaaGCTCGAAAATCTGCAAAGTCCCTTTCACATTTTGTCAGTGTCAACAAACCTAACAGGAAGACTCGGTTCATTGTGGCCTCTGTCCCAGACAAGGACAATCCAGGCACTTCCATTTACCTATATGGagatggagagctgatcagcaccaACTTTGAGCCTCCATCAAAGCCTCTTCCTCCCCTGATTGATGGAATCAGACATGACCGTGTGCAGCTCACGTTTAACCCAGCAGCCTATGGCAGGGCTGAGATATCCGGCTATCGGGCAGAGTACAGAATTGTAGGGCAGGAGAACTGGACGGCTGTGACTGTAAATAACACACAAGAGACATTCACAGTAACAGGGCTCCGTGCAAACACCGAGTACCAGTTCCGATACGCTGCAGTGAGCAAACCAGGGCTCAGCGAGAGCAGCGACGTGAGTGATCCTGTGAAGACTCTTCCCCCTACCAGCTCTCCTGGGAAGCCCGTAACAGTTATTGTAGATTCATCTGCCATTGCCCTTTCCTGGGAGAGTCCAAGTGTCACTGGAGACGGAGTTAGAATAAAGGAGTATAAGGTGGAATATAAAGAGGATGCAGGAGATACGGGTCAGGAGGGGAAAGACAAATGGCTGGAACGAAGGACAGGAAAGAGAACCGAGTTCTGTAGCGTTGATGGACTGCGTCCTGAGACCTCCTACAGATTCCGGGTGTCGGCTGTGTGTGCGGATGGGGCTGTGAGTGACCCGAGCGAGGAGACTTGCATCTCAACCCTAAAGAAAggtaacatatatatatatgtgcacATTTCccgctcccccatccccagctctggagtAGTCCATTCAAGTAAAACTATATTTATCATTAGAAGAAAACTGAGATGTCCCAGGTGTATAATGTAGGAGTGACTTCAGAATCAACTATTTATTGCAATTTAATATCTGAACTGCAGTGATGCATACATGGCCCAACCCAACACAGGGATCTGCTGGGGACTGTACAAATTATACTGGTCAAGTTAAGGTTccaacctctaaggaaggagattccaccccctccctagggaacccattccagtgcttcaccaccctcctagtgaaatagtgtttcctaatatccaacctagacctcccccactgcaacttgagaccattactcctgtcatctgccaccactgagaacagtctagatccatcctctttggaaactcctctcaggtagttgaaagcagcttcaaatcccccctcgttcttctcttctgcagactaaacaatcccagttccctcagcctctcctcagaagtcatgtgctccagccccaatcacttttgttgccctctgctggactctttccaatttgtccacatccttcttgtagtgtggggcccaaaactggacacagttctccagatgaggcctcaccaatgtcgaatagagggaaatgatcacgtccctcgatctgctggcaatgcccctacttatgcagcccaaaatgccattagccttcttggcaacaagggcacactgactcatatccagcttctcgtccactgtaacccctaggtccttctctgcagaactgctgcctagccatttggtccctagtctgtagcagtgcatgggattcttccgtcctaagtgcaggactctgcacttgtccttgttgaacctcatctgatttcttttggcccaatcctctaatttgtctaggtccctctgtatcctatccctaccctccagcgtatcaaccactcctcccagtttagtgtcatctgcaaacttgctaagggtgcagtccacaccatcctccagattattaatgaagatctTGAACAaagccggccccaggaccgacccttggggcactccacttgataccggcttccaactagacatggagccattgatcactacccgttgagcctgccgatctagccagctttctatccagcttatagtccattcatccagcccatacttctttaacttgccagcaagaatactgtgggagaccatatcaaaagctttgctaaagtcaaggaataacacatccactgctttcccctcatccacagagccggttatctcatcatagaaggcaattaggttagtcaggcatgacttgctcttggtgaatccatgctgactgttcctgatcactttcctctcctctaagtgcttcagaattgattccttgaggacctgctccatgatttttccagggactgaggtgaggctgactggcctgtagttccccggatcctccttcttcccttttgaaAAGAatggcactacattagcctttttccagtcatccgggacctcccccgatcaccacgagttttcaaagataacttGGATTGCCAAGAAAATCTGTAGGTGGAAAGCTTCCACTGTAGCTGGATAGGTCTCTGCAgacatggcaatttcctgcaatatcacTGAAAGACCTTATTGCATTAACTGTATGCAttactgtgggtcaggattgtatgtaacctctctaGTGGGGAGATGTGATGGATGTAAGACCCGGCAGTTCAAAAGGCTGTAttgaaaatgtgccagacaagtATGGACTTTTGGGACAATGAATattaagtggatttcctggggatTCCCAAGggagaggttaatgcaaattccccatcTCTGGTCAATGCAAAAACCCAGCcctttgaagctatgccctgaggagagGGTTTTCTCTGTTGATTACCTGTTGCAGaaggccaagatcaaaggcccaagcttGATAAAGAAATAGCTGATCTAGTGCCCTAGGTTGGCATTGGGGAGATCTCTGGAAAGTGTTTGAGCACATGTgaaggttcttttattgttttaataagttttctctgtaatgcttttaccttcagAAGAAATGTGCTTGCTTACAAGGAGCTGTGTGGAAACATATAGCTGTGGGTAATACACTGGTCGTTGtcttcagagagaaagcaaagcacaggcccTGGCCTGGTTAGGCAGATTGGCTTGCTGGGGACATCACAGTgtgaggcagggagctgtgcagccctAACCCCAGTTAGGAGGCAGTGAGACGTGGGTCTCTGCCTatgagaggtgacagctgggagCTGGAAACCTTTAAATGGGTCCCCTTGACAGACCACGCAGGGGTAATACAGGAGCTCTTACCCTGAAAACTGTGctattgaggaggatgaaagtcccagggaaggagagTATCTCACTGGCGCAGAGGGAAACAAtaccatagttgggaccctccttccaggtGATGTagtggtatcctctcacactgaggatacctctctgggggagggaactccagctaTTAGAAAGAAACAGGTGTTAGTagtgggagatttgatcattagaaacagagagagctgggtttgtgatgactgggagaactgtatggtgacttgcctgcctggtgtgaaggttgtggatctctcaagacatctagacagacttatatgtagtgctggggagaagctggtggtcgtggtacatgtaggtaccaatgacatagggatgGATAGGAGAGAGGTtgtggaggccaaatttagggtacaaggtaagagattgaagtcacCGACCTCCATGGTAGTATTCTCTgagatgctcccagttccacgcgcagggccaattagacaggcagagctgcagggttTCAATGCGTGGaggagacaatggtgtagggggtttagatttattaggaactggggaaacttttgggaaagggggagcctatataggaaggatgggctccacctaaaccaaaatggaaccagattgctggcacttaacattaaaaaggtggcagagcagtttttaaactaagggctgggggaaagccaacaggtgcggaggagcatgtggttcggacatcccttaggggaggatctattaatagagAATCTCAGTGTCCTAGTGAGGACGAGAGGATGggaaatgataaaatacaggcaggATTTGATCAGAAACAATCAAATAAAAAAgtgtcccattcaattacatcatgtaatggcagacagctaaaaggagataagtttttaaagtgcttatatactaATGCTAGaattctaaataataaaatgggtgaactagagtgcctcgtattaaatgagcaaattgatataataggcatcacagaaacctggtggaatgaggataatcaatgggacgcagtaataccagggtacaaaatatatcggaagcaCAGAACAggtggtgctggtgggggagtggcactatatg harbors:
- the LOC120397102 gene encoding stonustoxin subunit alpha-like, which produces MVARPQGPQTLQEDTRWVSELNSQPQGQTEERASGCGTMAGSADTIVMPALGRPFQLGMLYDCRSDSLIPGVTLWGLDQLLKDVSRKPQPRTEFEIIASDTIEDKANALNVTASLKASFLGGLVEVSGSAKYLNDTKTSKQQARVTLQYSATTKFEQLTMNHLGPENVSYRAVFDQGTATHVVTAVLYGAQAFFVFDREVSSSENVREIEGKLKLAIKIIPPVSIEGEGAVKMDDREKLNAENFNCKFHGDFALEKNPTNLQDAMKMYSTLPKLLGDSGENAVPMRVWLYPLTKLDSRAARLVREISLTLISDAQTAMEELAELNMRCNDMVKNPITTSFPEIKQKIQQFRDLCKQHRQTFQKQLASLLPSIRGGGKEEGALVDILSWKNQSPFNTQRLSEFLDTKEKEVNYVNSYLRILSNVEVVSSQSELDKIVLDPDLDFIVSFTFTSLCEEEPYLSDLKQWLQTQFIKETHDPALASSVAEKPKSKVWFEEKKIYQKARKSAKSLSHFVSVNKPNRKTRFIVASVPDKDNPGTSIYLYGDGELISTNFEPPSKPLPPLIDGIRHDRVQLTFNPAAYGRAEISGYRAEYRIVGQENWTAVTVNNTQETFTVTGLRANTEYQFRYAAVSKPGLSESSDVSDPVKTLPPTSSPGKPVTVIVDSSAIALSWESPSVTGDGVRIKEYKVEYKEDAGDTGQEGKDKWLERRTGKRTEFCSVDGLRPETSYRFRVSAVCADGAVSDPSEETCISTLKKANVTLDPDTAHPELILSEDRRSVSRGHESQMLPYKPERFDYLLSVLGSEGFTSGKHSWQVKVEGGASADWAVGVAKQSVLRKGEVGFTPEEGVWVVQKWGSAQDYRAHTSPVTRLSLSRKPSRIWVSLDYEGGSVAFNYADNLAPIFTFPRASFNGEKIFPFFWVWGTGFQLSLHP